In a genomic window of Mycteria americana isolate JAX WOST 10 ecotype Jacksonville Zoo and Gardens unplaced genomic scaffold, USCA_MyAme_1.0 Scaffold_46, whole genome shotgun sequence:
- the LOC142403892 gene encoding olfactory receptor 14J1-like: MSNGSSITQFLLLAFADTRELQLLHFWLFLGIYLAALLGNGLIVTAIACDHRLHSPMYFFLLNLSLLDLGSISTTVPKSMANSLWVTRDISYAGCAAQVFFFIFLMSAEFFLLTVMAYDHHVAICKPLHYGTLLGSRACVHMAAAAWGSGFLNAVLHMANTFSIPLCQGNALDQFFCEIPQILKLSCTHANLREIVLLMVSLCLAFGCFVFIFFSYVQIFRAVLRIPSEQGRHKAFSTCLPHLAVVSLFISTVIFAYLKPPSISSPSLDLVMAVLYSVVPPAVNPLIYSMRNKELKDAVWKLMTGCFSEAINLFIFCVSLIIQIGDIWAEGMDDAVGGKLAGGSSPNVTSGHSKQILS, translated from the exons atgtctaatggcagctccatcacccagttcctcctcctggcatttgcagacacacgggagctgcagctcttgcacttctggctcttcctgggcatctacctggctgccctcctgggcaacggcctcatcgtCACtgccatagcctgtgaccaccgcctccacagccccatgtacttcttcctcctcaacctctccctcctcgacctgggctccatctccaccactgtccccaaatccatggcgaATTCCCTGTGGGTCACCAgggacatctcctatgcaggatgtgctgcccaggtctttttcttcatcttcttgatgtcagcagagttttttCTCCTCACCGTGATGGCCTATGACCAccacgttgccatctgcaaacccctgcactacgggaccctcctgggcagcagagcttgtgtccacatggcagcagctgcctggggcagtgggtttctcaatgctgtgctgcacatggccaatacattttccatacccctctgccaaggcaatgccctggaccagttcttctgtgaaatcccccagatcctcaagctctcctgcacACACGCCAACCTCAGGGAAATTGTGCTTCTCATGGTTTCTCTCTGTTTAGcatttggttgttttgttttcatttttttctcctatgtgcagatcttcagggccgtgctgaggatcccctctgagcagggacggcacaaagccttttccacgtgcctccctcacctggccgtggtctccctgtttatcagcactgtcATATtcgcctacctgaagcccccttccatctcctccccatccctggacctggtgatggctgttctgtactcggtggtgcctccagcagtgaaccccctcatctacagcatgagaaacaaggagctcaaggatgcagtgtGGAAACTGATGACTGggtgcttttcagaagcaataaactTGTTCATCTTCTGCGTGTCACTCATAAT CCAGATTGGTGATATCtgggctgaaggaatggatgatgcagtgggtgggaagttggctggTGGATCAAGCCCAAATGTCACCAGTG GACACTCCAAGCAGATCCTCAGCTAA